In Ovis canadensis isolate MfBH-ARS-UI-01 breed Bighorn chromosome 19, ARS-UI_OviCan_v2, whole genome shotgun sequence, the genomic window CGGGAGGCTCGCGAGGACTTGGAAGGTCAGCAGGCCAAGCTGAAGGAGGTGAGGGACCGCCTGGACCGCATCTCCAGAGACGATAACCAGTACCTGGAGCTGGCCACTCAGGAGCACAGGATGCTGCAGGTAGGCTCCTTCCTCACCTGGCCGGGGACCCTAGCCTGCAGGGTGTGGAGGGGCGAGGTGGGGCCTCTGATGGGTTTAGGGGTCAGAGACCTGGTGAGGAGGTAAACCAGAAGACCCTGGGGAGAGACGGGGCTCCGGGGCTCCAGTGCCTGTGCACCCTCTCCACTCCTGGAGAACTGGGATCAACGGTCTAGTATACTCTGGGCCCCAGATTATTGGGAGGGAGCACCATGGAGAGGGCCTCCCGGAGAGTGCCAGATACTTCCCTTCTGACAGACACAGTCTGGAGACCCCCATGCATGTCTGGTCAGACCCACAACTGCCCGGGGAGCATAGCACCGCTCGCCTGGACCATCCCCGGTTCTTTGCTCCCCCAACCCGTCCAGGCTTAATGCTGCCCTCACTCACCCGGAGTGTTTATGGAACATGTAATCCGTGCCAGGCCTGAAGCCAAGCCCCAGGGATGTGGTTGTGGGACTTCCGATGGAGGCTGCTGGGCCAGGTTGCTGCTATATGACAGCTTTGCTTCCGCAGGAGGAGAAGCGGCTTCGTATGACCTACCTGCGCGCAGAAGACTCTGAGCGAGAGAAattctccctcttctctgcaGCCGTGCGGGAAAGCCATGAGAAGGAGCGCACCCGGGCAGAGAGGACCAAGAACTGGTCGCTCATTGGGTCAGTCCTGGGGGCCTTGATCGGTGTGGCTGGCTCCACCTACGTGAACCGCGTGCGGCTCCAGGAGTTGAAGGCTTTGCTCCTGGAGGCCCAGAAGGGGCCTGTGAGCCTCCAGGAAGCCATCCGAGAACAAGCGTCTAGCTACTCGCTCCAGCAGAGGGACCTCCGTGACCTCGTGGCAGACCTGAAGGGCCTGGTGCAAGCTGGGACCGGGCAGAGCTCTTT contains:
- the CCDC51 gene encoding mitochondrial potassium channel isoform X3 — its product is MVARGLVREAREDLEGQQAKLKEVRDRLDRISRDDNQYLELATQEHRMLQEEKRLRMTYLRAEDSEREKFSLFSAAVRESHEKERTRAERTKNWSLIGSVLGALIGVAGSTYVNRVRLQELKALLLEAQKGPVSLQEAIREQASSYSLQQRDLRDLVADLKGLVQAGTGQSSLSQAGSSPTRDRDTDVLLAALREQLSHSRQVRSRLEGLREQLDGLEKTVSQVAGVVQLAKAAAHPGLVESADGALPGSLLEQGSVIMALSDTEQRLEAQVNRNTVYGTLVTCATFVAVLPVLYMLFRAS